From a single Labrenzia sp. PHM005 genomic region:
- a CDS encoding S8 family serine peptidase, producing MADVFRFFNPATGSHYFAVGDTARAEIAAANPTWLNEGVAFQALTSQIAGTTPVMRLYNADTGRYLFTSNAAEIEIVQTQGFVIQDTAAWYVSATEGGATGYDLSVVRIYVPALNSHVYSSNQAEIDILINQLNGVNEGAAYFISSTGVDDGAKTDPDSGINYGDSDEKVGTTTIELAYEPTELEGMTAQSSDQINLTAFRSDSRFAGIDGTGQTVVVIDTGIDLDHSAFGPDTNGDGVSDRIVYHQDFSQDGDGTVNDVDGHGSHVASIVASSASGYTGMAPNANIIALQGLGNNGGGSFGDVEKALQWVVRNASAYNITAVNMSLGATTNRNTEAANPYGLDDELAALTNLGVITIVAAGNDYAQFQTEGTSNLSADPNSIAVGAVWSGDFGKVGLDNTTAADRITNFSQRSDDIPSVMAPGALITGAAPGGGTVQLQGTSMAAPHIAGIAALAQQLANQTIGRSLSPAEFESLLLQTGVTVFDGDDEDNSLAATNTNYQRVDVLALGEAILSLGGGTTPTPNPTDTIPNDTSTTAAVTIGTDLGSSIDFSGDSDWIRASLTAGQTYTIDILGSPSSAGTLSDPTLTLRDSLGNVITYNDDGGTGYESRLEYTPTSSGTYYLDVAAYGSATGSYVVRTSSTGGSTDIAGDTSTTATITAGSTVTGTLDFAVDRDWYQIQLTAGGIYQIDLKGAPSGAGTIADPYVRLYNSSGQLVDYNDDGGTGLESLLQYTPSTTGTYYISAGSFRNTDLGTYSLSVSQTGQSTQDIPGDSSTTSVITGTTSVNTSTLESAGDTDWFRLDVTAGSSYQIDLEGTGSSALSDPLVRVVTAAGTELARNDDGGTGLNSQLIYSPTTTGTVYISAEAYGNYYSGDYQLTVVQTSVGGADIPDDTSTTQTVTLNSAMQSDLGFVGDEDWFAWDIVAGTSYQVSLAGVGSNELSDPLLRIYDSTGTSVLLSNDDGGTGLDSLLNVTATSSGRVYIEADSYGGFYTGDYQLLVTVTGTSALSGARLADDAGVQVLAATEVLDPFAGM from the coding sequence ATGGCTGATGTTTTTAGGTTTTTTAATCCCGCAACCGGGTCTCACTATTTTGCGGTGGGGGATACGGCGAGAGCAGAAATCGCCGCTGCAAATCCAACTTGGCTAAATGAAGGAGTCGCCTTTCAGGCGCTTACGTCACAAATAGCTGGCACAACTCCGGTCATGCGCCTCTATAATGCTGATACTGGCCGGTATTTGTTCACGTCAAACGCTGCTGAAATAGAGATCGTCCAAACGCAGGGATTTGTCATCCAAGACACAGCAGCCTGGTATGTCAGCGCGACCGAAGGAGGGGCAACTGGGTATGACCTATCAGTTGTTCGGATATACGTCCCGGCTTTGAACAGTCATGTGTATTCTTCCAACCAGGCTGAGATTGATATCCTTATTAATCAGCTTAACGGAGTGAATGAAGGCGCTGCCTATTTCATCAGTTCGACCGGAGTTGATGACGGTGCAAAGACCGATCCGGATTCCGGTATCAATTATGGTGATAGTGACGAAAAAGTCGGCACTACAACGATTGAACTGGCGTATGAGCCCACTGAACTCGAAGGGATGACAGCCCAAAGCTCGGATCAGATCAATCTGACCGCGTTTAGATCAGATTCACGGTTTGCCGGGATTGATGGAACCGGCCAGACAGTCGTGGTAATCGACACAGGTATCGACCTCGACCATTCTGCTTTCGGTCCTGACACCAACGGAGATGGCGTCTCAGATAGGATTGTCTATCATCAAGACTTTTCCCAGGATGGCGATGGGACGGTCAATGATGTTGACGGCCACGGGTCGCATGTCGCGTCCATCGTTGCAAGTTCCGCCTCCGGCTATACGGGGATGGCTCCCAATGCGAACATCATTGCGCTGCAAGGCCTAGGAAACAACGGTGGCGGTAGCTTCGGGGACGTTGAGAAAGCCCTGCAGTGGGTGGTTCGCAACGCTTCGGCCTATAACATCACTGCGGTGAATATGTCGCTCGGTGCGACGACCAACCGCAACACCGAAGCTGCAAACCCCTACGGCTTGGATGACGAGTTGGCAGCGCTGACCAACCTCGGTGTGATTACAATTGTGGCGGCCGGGAACGACTATGCTCAGTTCCAAACCGAAGGTACCTCCAACCTGTCGGCCGATCCGAACTCGATTGCCGTTGGTGCGGTTTGGTCGGGTGATTTCGGGAAAGTCGGTCTGGACAACACAACGGCTGCCGACAGGATTACGAACTTCTCCCAGCGCAGCGATGATATTCCATCAGTGATGGCGCCGGGCGCACTTATCACCGGGGCAGCGCCAGGCGGCGGAACGGTTCAGCTCCAAGGAACCAGTATGGCCGCTCCGCATATTGCCGGTATTGCCGCGCTGGCGCAGCAGCTTGCGAACCAAACGATCGGACGGTCCTTGTCACCGGCCGAATTTGAAAGCCTCCTGCTGCAAACGGGTGTAACCGTCTTCGACGGCGACGATGAAGATAACAGCCTTGCTGCAACCAACACGAACTATCAACGTGTTGATGTTTTAGCTTTGGGTGAAGCCATATTATCGCTCGGAGGCGGGACGACCCCAACACCCAATCCGACCGACACAATCCCGAATGACACCTCAACAACGGCCGCTGTGACAATTGGCACAGACCTCGGATCCAGCATCGACTTCTCAGGAGACTCGGACTGGATTCGGGCGTCTCTGACAGCGGGGCAAACCTATACAATTGATATCCTGGGTTCGCCGTCGTCCGCTGGAACGCTCTCCGACCCGACGCTGACACTTCGTGACAGTCTTGGGAATGTCATTACTTATAATGACGATGGTGGCACCGGGTACGAGTCACGGCTGGAATATACGCCTACGAGCTCAGGGACGTATTATCTGGATGTGGCCGCATACGGGAGCGCGACTGGCTCTTACGTAGTCAGAACATCTTCTACTGGCGGCAGCACCGACATTGCAGGCGATACATCAACGACTGCGACGATAACAGCTGGCAGCACGGTCACCGGCACGCTTGATTTTGCGGTGGACCGGGACTGGTACCAAATCCAGCTCACCGCTGGTGGTATCTACCAGATTGATTTGAAAGGGGCGCCATCAGGTGCCGGTACGATTGCCGACCCATATGTTCGCCTCTACAACTCTTCCGGTCAGCTGGTCGATTACAATGACGACGGTGGTACTGGGCTGGAATCCTTGTTGCAGTACACGCCAAGCACCACCGGAACTTACTACATCTCGGCGGGATCTTTCCGGAACACGGATCTTGGGACTTATTCACTGAGTGTCAGCCAAACGGGACAGTCGACACAGGATATTCCTGGAGATTCATCGACGACTTCGGTCATCACAGGGACGACAAGCGTCAATACCAGCACGCTTGAATCTGCCGGTGACACCGATTGGTTCCGGCTTGATGTAACGGCCGGTAGCTCTTACCAGATTGATCTGGAAGGAACTGGATCAAGTGCGTTGTCCGATCCATTGGTTCGTGTGGTGACAGCCGCAGGTACAGAACTGGCCCGGAACGATGACGGCGGGACTGGCTTGAACTCGCAACTCATCTATTCGCCAACCACGACCGGCACGGTCTATATCTCAGCTGAAGCCTACGGAAACTATTACAGCGGAGATTATCAGCTGACCGTGGTGCAAACGTCCGTTGGCGGTGCAGATATCCCTGATGATACCTCGACGACCCAAACGGTCACGCTCAACTCCGCTATGCAAAGCGACTTGGGCTTTGTAGGAGATGAAGACTGGTTTGCCTGGGATATCGTCGCCGGAACATCCTATCAAGTCTCGCTTGCTGGTGTTGGATCCAATGAACTGTCGGATCCTCTTCTCCGGATCTATGATTCCACCGGCACAAGCGTGTTGTTGTCGAACGATGACGGCGGCACCGGTCTTGACTCGCTGCTAAATGTTACTGCGACAAGCTCAGGACGGGTTTACATAGAAGCCGATTCCTACGGCGGCTTTTATACCGGCGACTATCAGTTGCTGGTGACGGTCACCGGAACAAGCGCTCTGTCCGGGGCACGTCTCGCAGATGATGCCGGAGTGCAAGTACTTGCCGCAACTGAGGTTCTAGATCCGTTTGCGGGGATGTAG
- a CDS encoding PLP-dependent aminotransferase family protein — MSMIGPEVAIKPEQFHLDPKFEGTLQQQIQHLVSQGVLSGRFLPNERMPSSRKLASWLGVSRITVTLAYAELVANDYLTSRGRSGYFVSDSAPPPPMINVADKEQQEAVSWQGMITTRFSYRSSLVRPSDWREYPFPFIYGQPDARLFDHDNWRRCALEALGRKNFESMTADPYEQDDPKLIEYIVRNILPRRGISAQQDEILITMGAQNALWLCAQVLLNNGRVAAIENPCYPGLRDILDQTSCQIDQVNVDENGLPPDNIPKDTQVVFTTASHQCPTNTTMPLDRRRALLSRSVEDGFVIVEDDYEFEMAFQKAPTPALKSLDRAGTVVYVGSFSKSLFPGLRLGYIVAAKPLIREARALRALVLRHPPGHIQRTTAYFLSLGYHDAMVNRMGQAYRRRRSVMDKAIRDYGLQIASGGNHGGSSFWMRAPERVNTSELAITLRRSGVVIDQGRAFFDRSDDNHCYYRLAYSSIPSARIPEGIGRIAEAMR, encoded by the coding sequence ATGTCTATGATAGGTCCAGAAGTGGCGATCAAACCAGAGCAATTCCACTTAGATCCGAAATTCGAAGGTACCCTTCAGCAACAAATCCAGCATCTTGTCAGCCAGGGGGTTTTGTCTGGCCGGTTCTTGCCAAATGAACGGATGCCGTCTAGCCGGAAGTTGGCCAGTTGGCTGGGCGTGAGCCGAATTACGGTAACACTGGCTTATGCGGAATTGGTCGCAAATGATTACCTGACCTCTCGGGGGCGCTCTGGATATTTCGTGTCCGATAGCGCCCCGCCGCCGCCCATGATCAATGTAGCGGACAAGGAGCAGCAAGAGGCAGTCAGTTGGCAGGGAATGATCACCACCCGCTTCTCCTACCGCTCGAGCCTGGTGCGCCCCTCGGACTGGCGTGAGTATCCGTTTCCCTTCATATATGGACAGCCGGATGCGCGCCTGTTTGATCACGACAATTGGCGGCGTTGTGCGCTTGAAGCGTTAGGGCGGAAAAATTTCGAAAGCATGACGGCTGATCCATATGAACAGGATGATCCCAAGCTGATCGAATATATTGTCCGCAATATTCTTCCTCGGCGGGGGATCTCCGCACAGCAGGATGAAATCCTGATTACGATGGGAGCTCAAAACGCGCTTTGGCTGTGCGCGCAGGTGTTGCTGAACAATGGCCGAGTCGCTGCGATCGAGAACCCGTGTTATCCTGGACTACGCGATATTCTGGATCAAACCAGCTGCCAAATCGATCAGGTGAATGTCGACGAGAATGGCCTGCCGCCAGATAATATTCCGAAAGATACGCAGGTGGTGTTCACCACGGCGAGCCATCAGTGTCCGACCAACACCACGATGCCTTTGGACCGCCGCCGCGCCTTGCTTTCCCGTTCAGTCGAAGACGGCTTTGTGATCGTGGAAGACGACTACGAGTTCGAAATGGCTTTTCAAAAAGCGCCAACGCCAGCGCTGAAGTCTCTCGATCGGGCCGGGACCGTTGTTTATGTCGGGTCATTTTCCAAATCATTGTTTCCAGGATTGCGGCTGGGGTACATCGTTGCCGCGAAACCACTGATCCGTGAAGCACGGGCGCTAAGGGCGCTGGTGCTACGGCACCCACCCGGTCATATCCAGCGGACAACAGCTTACTTTCTGTCGCTCGGCTACCATGATGCGATGGTCAACCGGATGGGGCAGGCCTATCGCCGCAGACGGTCCGTCATGGATAAAGCTATCCGGGATTACGGTCTTCAAATCGCCAGCGGCGGCAATCATGGTGGATCGAGTTTTTGGATGCGGGCGCCAGAGCGGGTCAACACCAGCGAACTGGCCATAACACTTCGCCGAAGCGGCGTCGTGATCGATCAAGGCCGAGCCTTTTTTGACCGCTCTGATGACAATCATTGCTATTATCGGTTGGCATACTCCTCGATTCCTTCAGCACGGATCCCCGAAGGAATTGGCCGGATTGCAGAGGCTATGAGGTAA
- the xsc gene encoding sulfoacetaldehyde acetyltransferase, translated as MKMTTEEAFVKVLQRHGIEHAFGIIGSAFMPISDLFPKAGITFWDCAHEGSGGMMADGYTRATGKLSMMIAQNGPGITNFVTAVKTAYWNHTPLLLVTPQAANKTLGQGGFQEVEQMALFKDMVAYQEEVRDPSRVAEVLNRVILQAKRASAPAQINMPRDFWTQVIDIDLPAIVDFERPSGGDAAIQEAADLLSSAKNPVILNGAGVVLADAIEDSIALAERLDAPVCCGYQHNDAFPGSHRLFAGPLGYNGSKAGMELIAKADVVLALGTRLNPFSTLPGYGMDYWPKDAKIIQIDINPDRIGLTKPVSVGIVGDAKKVAQSLLAKLAPDAGNSGREERKHEIGQTKSRWAQQLSSMDHEDDDPGTSWNERARAAKPDWLSPRKAWRAIQAALPREAIISSDIGNNCAIGNAYPSFEAGRKYLAPGLFGPCGYGLPAIVGAKIGCPDTPVVGFAGDGAFGIAVTELTAIGRSEWPAITMVVFRNYQWGAEKRNSTLWYDDNFVGTELDDNVSYAAIAKACGLQGEVARTMDELTEKLDAAVKDQMENGKTTLVEVLINQELGEPFRRDAMKKPVVVAGIDPADMCAQ; from the coding sequence ATGAAAATGACAACAGAGGAAGCTTTCGTAAAGGTCTTGCAAAGACACGGGATTGAGCATGCCTTCGGGATCATTGGATCCGCCTTTATGCCAATTTCTGACCTGTTTCCGAAAGCGGGCATCACCTTCTGGGATTGTGCTCATGAAGGCTCGGGCGGAATGATGGCTGACGGTTACACCCGTGCAACCGGCAAACTCAGCATGATGATTGCCCAAAACGGCCCAGGCATTACGAACTTCGTCACCGCTGTTAAAACCGCCTACTGGAATCATACGCCATTGCTTCTGGTCACACCGCAAGCTGCCAACAAAACTTTGGGGCAGGGAGGTTTCCAGGAAGTGGAGCAAATGGCCTTGTTCAAAGACATGGTCGCCTACCAGGAAGAAGTGCGGGATCCATCGCGTGTCGCGGAAGTTCTTAACCGGGTTATCCTTCAAGCCAAACGTGCCAGTGCGCCGGCACAGATCAACATGCCGCGTGATTTCTGGACGCAAGTGATCGATATCGATCTGCCGGCCATCGTTGATTTTGAGCGCCCCTCCGGAGGAGATGCGGCTATCCAGGAAGCGGCAGATCTTTTGAGCAGTGCCAAGAATCCGGTGATCCTCAATGGGGCCGGTGTGGTTCTGGCGGATGCTATTGAAGACAGCATTGCGCTCGCCGAACGGCTCGATGCGCCGGTCTGCTGCGGTTATCAGCACAATGATGCGTTTCCGGGATCGCACCGGTTGTTTGCAGGGCCTCTCGGTTACAATGGATCCAAAGCGGGGATGGAGCTGATTGCCAAAGCGGATGTGGTTTTGGCGCTTGGCACACGGCTCAATCCATTCTCAACATTGCCGGGATACGGCATGGATTACTGGCCGAAAGACGCGAAGATTATCCAGATCGACATCAACCCGGACCGGATCGGCCTGACCAAACCCGTGAGCGTCGGAATTGTCGGTGATGCCAAGAAAGTTGCGCAATCCTTGCTCGCAAAGCTTGCTCCAGATGCTGGGAACAGCGGCCGCGAGGAGCGGAAGCACGAGATTGGACAGACAAAATCACGCTGGGCCCAGCAATTGTCGTCCATGGATCATGAGGACGATGATCCAGGGACTTCTTGGAATGAGCGTGCACGGGCTGCGAAGCCGGACTGGCTCAGCCCGCGCAAAGCTTGGCGGGCGATCCAGGCAGCTCTTCCGCGCGAAGCGATCATCAGCTCCGATATTGGCAACAACTGCGCGATCGGCAATGCCTATCCGAGCTTTGAAGCCGGGCGGAAATATCTTGCACCGGGTCTTTTTGGGCCGTGCGGTTACGGTCTTCCTGCGATTGTAGGCGCCAAGATCGGTTGTCCGGACACCCCGGTTGTTGGGTTTGCCGGGGATGGCGCATTTGGGATCGCGGTTACCGAGCTCACCGCCATCGGCCGTAGCGAATGGCCGGCGATCACAATGGTAGTTTTCCGAAATTATCAATGGGGTGCTGAAAAACGGAACTCGACGCTCTGGTACGACGACAATTTCGTCGGGACGGAACTTGATGACAATGTCAGCTACGCGGCGATTGCAAAAGCGTGCGGTCTTCAGGGGGAAGTCGCCCGAACCATGGACGAGTTGACCGAAAAGCTTGATGCCGCGGTCAAAGATCAGATGGAAAACGGCAAAACCACCCTTGTCGAAGTTCTGATCAACCAGGAACTTGGTGAGCCCTTCCGCCGCGATGCTATGAAGAAACCGGTCGTGGTCGCCGGGATTGACCCGGCTGATATGTGCGCGCAGTAA
- a CDS encoding acetate/propionate family kinase — MGGILVLNSGSSSVKFAVFDGHLEQILSGSATEIGGASVLKITSKGKSSEETSASLPNHSAALSAILEVVHKTGIDVTDLAGVGHRVVHGGASLQASIGVDAAVIKEIQRCSDLAPLHNPHNLAAIEALSDLAPDLLQVACFDTAFHATNPEVAQRYALPDSPEMKNFRRYGFHGISYQGLVNTLADRAPDGVPDRLLALHLGNGASLCAIKSGQSVATTMGYSPLEGLTMGTRCGGIDGNLVLRLAEQFGVDETSQILNRKSGLLGLGGISDMRALHASGTDAAQFAIDHFCYWAVRHAGSMIAAMGGLDGIAFAGGIGENDALVRHKILSGLTWLDTGFDTKANENNAFRIDAVGSSIPIWIVEAEEEKTIAAETQRLLKQYD; from the coding sequence ATGGGCGGCATATTGGTTCTCAATTCCGGGTCGTCGTCCGTCAAGTTCGCTGTTTTTGACGGACACCTCGAACAAATTCTGTCCGGCAGTGCTACCGAGATCGGTGGCGCTTCGGTTCTGAAGATTACTTCCAAAGGTAAGAGCAGCGAGGAAACGTCAGCTTCTTTGCCGAACCACTCTGCTGCGCTTAGCGCAATTCTGGAGGTGGTTCACAAAACGGGCATCGATGTCACGGATCTGGCGGGAGTAGGTCATCGCGTTGTGCATGGGGGGGCGTCACTCCAAGCCTCCATCGGCGTGGATGCGGCGGTTATCAAGGAAATCCAGCGCTGCAGTGATCTAGCTCCCTTGCACAATCCTCACAATCTGGCAGCGATTGAGGCGCTTAGTGACTTGGCGCCAGATTTGTTGCAGGTCGCGTGTTTCGATACTGCTTTCCATGCCACCAATCCGGAAGTGGCCCAGCGTTACGCACTACCGGACAGTCCGGAGATGAAAAACTTCCGGCGGTACGGGTTTCACGGCATTTCCTATCAAGGGCTAGTGAACACATTGGCCGATCGCGCTCCAGACGGTGTGCCGGATCGGCTGCTTGCGCTCCACCTGGGCAACGGTGCCAGTCTTTGCGCCATTAAATCTGGCCAATCGGTCGCAACGACCATGGGCTACTCGCCGCTAGAAGGCCTTACCATGGGGACACGGTGCGGCGGCATCGACGGCAATTTGGTCTTGCGTTTGGCCGAGCAATTCGGGGTCGACGAGACATCTCAGATTTTGAACCGGAAAAGCGGACTTCTTGGTCTCGGTGGTATTTCGGACATGAGGGCCTTGCATGCATCCGGAACTGATGCTGCACAGTTCGCCATCGATCACTTTTGTTATTGGGCGGTCCGTCATGCGGGATCGATGATTGCCGCGATGGGTGGTCTGGATGGAATCGCGTTTGCCGGGGGGATCGGTGAGAATGATGCGCTGGTCCGGCATAAAATTCTTTCAGGGTTGACTTGGCTCGATACCGGTTTTGACACGAAAGCCAATGAAAACAATGCGTTTCGGATCGATGCCGTCGGTTCTTCAATCCCGATTTGGATCGTTGAAGCCGAAGAAGAAAAAACAATAGCGGCGGAAACGCAAAGGCTGCTGAAGCAGTACGACTAG
- a CDS encoding helix-turn-helix domain-containing protein, with protein sequence MADLGADLRALRKTKGITLTELAERLGKSVGWLSQIERGISKLSSEDIDRLADVFDVAPSLLDGREGPDARENGIIVRSSDRRMIGERVPGLVEELLSPDLTDSFEVIHSTFLPGSEREDAINRPTQELAFLVSGKLKIWLEDEPFLIRQGDSFRIRGDKYRWANPYDEPAVAVWIISPPVY encoded by the coding sequence ATGGCTGATCTGGGCGCGGATTTACGCGCACTTCGAAAAACAAAAGGCATTACTCTGACCGAACTTGCAGAACGTCTCGGCAAATCGGTTGGATGGCTCAGCCAGATCGAGCGCGGCATCTCAAAACTGTCGAGCGAGGATATCGATCGCCTTGCCGATGTGTTTGACGTTGCTCCATCGCTCCTGGACGGCAGGGAAGGTCCGGACGCTCGGGAAAATGGAATAATTGTCCGGTCGTCTGATCGGCGCATGATTGGCGAGAGGGTGCCGGGGCTGGTCGAGGAACTTCTCTCGCCCGATCTCACAGACAGTTTTGAAGTCATCCACTCAACATTTCTTCCAGGCTCAGAACGGGAAGATGCAATCAACAGACCGACCCAGGAACTGGCCTTTCTGGTGTCCGGAAAACTGAAAATCTGGCTCGAAGATGAGCCATTTCTCATCCGCCAAGGCGACTCCTTTCGGATCCGGGGAGACAAGTATCGCTGGGCAAATCCTTATGATGAACCAGCTGTCGCAGTCTGGATCATTTCACCTCCTGTTTATTAA
- a CDS encoding FAD-dependent oxidoreductase — MSEFPSTARVVIIGGGAVGASVLYHLGLAGWNDCVLLEKNELTAGSTWHAAGNIPTFSSSWAVMNMQRYSTELYRRLGDEVDYPINYHVTGSVRLAHSKNRMMEFERANSMARRQGIDSAMMSLADLKDAYPFLETHDLEGAFWDPTDGDMDPAQLTQALAKGARAMGQKILRFTPATGVRRENDEWIVETEKGDIRCEYVVNAAGYYAQRVGEWFKPYGGRTVPMMVMSHQYLLTEQMDELAAWTKESGKKLPLLRDVDSSYYLRQENTGLNLGPYERNCKAHWITPDDPMPDDFSFQLYPDDLDRLEWYIEDAMARVPLLGQSGISKVINGPIPYAPDGNPLIGPMPGVKNAFEACVFTFGIAQAGGAGKILTEWITEGETEWDCWGLDPRRYTDYTDHDYCVAKGMEIYGHEYAMHYPHYEWPEGRDKKLSPVHETLKASGAQFGAYNGWERANWFAKEGDDTSLEGAETWMRKGPWFERVREEALAVRDGVGVLDLPGFSRFKLSGPGAAGWLRGRIAGGLPKIGRMTLAYFPTSKGRVHTEMSIIRYGEDDFVLITAAAAQWHDFEILAMHMPDHLSLTDITSELSTLIVTGPKSRELFEAIGTSADLSLPWLSIQKAHVAGIACELYRVSFAGELGWEIHAPLADIPALYAAVTKAGAAPFGMYALNSLRIEKGYRAWKGDLSTDYTLLESGLDRFTKLDKEEDFPGKAALLNEKQQGSKQRFVTLKVDSDEIDPPYMSNIWMNGNIVGETTSAAYGFRIDACVALGMVREDLAHPDTALEVEVYGQRVAATVQPDGPLWDPQNQRLRA; from the coding sequence ATGTCGGAATTTCCTAGCACAGCACGTGTCGTGATCATCGGGGGAGGGGCTGTCGGTGCCTCGGTTCTCTATCATCTTGGTCTGGCTGGATGGAACGATTGTGTTCTTTTGGAAAAGAACGAGCTGACAGCCGGAAGTACCTGGCATGCGGCCGGCAACATTCCGACATTCTCGTCCAGTTGGGCGGTCATGAACATGCAGCGCTATTCCACCGAGCTCTACCGGCGGCTGGGTGATGAGGTGGACTATCCGATCAACTACCATGTCACGGGATCTGTTCGGCTGGCGCATTCCAAAAACCGGATGATGGAGTTTGAACGGGCCAACAGCATGGCCCGGCGGCAGGGCATTGACTCAGCCATGATGTCGCTTGCGGACCTTAAGGACGCTTATCCGTTCCTGGAAACACATGATCTGGAGGGCGCGTTCTGGGATCCCACTGACGGCGATATGGATCCGGCCCAGCTTACCCAGGCGCTGGCAAAAGGTGCGCGCGCCATGGGGCAGAAGATCCTGCGCTTTACACCCGCGACTGGTGTCCGCCGGGAGAACGATGAATGGATCGTAGAGACCGAAAAGGGAGATATCCGCTGCGAGTATGTTGTTAATGCCGCTGGGTATTACGCGCAGCGTGTTGGTGAATGGTTCAAGCCCTATGGTGGCCGCACTGTGCCAATGATGGTGATGAGCCATCAATATCTCCTGACTGAACAGATGGATGAGCTGGCCGCCTGGACCAAGGAAAGTGGCAAAAAACTGCCGCTCCTTCGGGATGTGGATTCGTCTTATTATCTGCGCCAGGAAAACACCGGCCTGAACCTCGGGCCGTATGAGCGAAACTGTAAAGCACATTGGATCACGCCCGATGATCCGATGCCGGATGATTTCAGCTTCCAGCTCTACCCGGACGATCTCGACCGCCTGGAATGGTACATAGAAGATGCCATGGCTCGGGTGCCGCTGCTTGGCCAGTCTGGAATTTCAAAGGTTATTAATGGCCCCATCCCATATGCCCCGGACGGCAATCCGCTAATCGGTCCGATGCCGGGTGTGAAGAACGCCTTTGAAGCCTGTGTGTTTACCTTCGGGATCGCCCAGGCGGGTGGTGCTGGCAAGATCCTCACCGAGTGGATCACCGAAGGGGAAACTGAGTGGGACTGTTGGGGACTCGATCCCCGGCGTTACACCGATTACACCGACCACGACTATTGTGTTGCCAAAGGAATGGAGATTTATGGCCATGAATACGCAATGCATTATCCGCATTACGAATGGCCGGAAGGGCGGGACAAAAAGCTCTCGCCTGTGCATGAGACCCTGAAAGCTTCTGGCGCCCAGTTTGGCGCTTACAACGGTTGGGAGCGGGCCAATTGGTTCGCTAAAGAAGGTGACGATACCTCATTGGAGGGTGCCGAGACCTGGATGCGGAAGGGGCCTTGGTTCGAGCGGGTGCGCGAAGAAGCGCTTGCTGTTCGGGATGGTGTCGGCGTTCTTGATCTACCCGGATTTTCACGTTTCAAATTGTCCGGGCCGGGAGCTGCAGGTTGGCTGCGAGGACGCATCGCGGGTGGGTTGCCGAAGATTGGCCGCATGACGCTTGCCTACTTCCCGACCTCGAAGGGCCGGGTTCATACGGAAATGTCGATCATTCGCTACGGTGAAGATGACTTCGTATTGATCACCGCGGCTGCGGCGCAATGGCATGATTTTGAAATCCTTGCCATGCACATGCCAGATCATCTCAGCCTCACCGACATCACCTCTGAGCTGTCGACTCTCATTGTCACTGGGCCGAAATCACGGGAGCTTTTCGAAGCGATCGGAACCAGTGCCGATCTTAGTTTGCCATGGCTGAGTATTCAAAAAGCACACGTTGCCGGGATCGCATGTGAGCTTTACCGGGTGAGTTTTGCCGGCGAACTTGGATGGGAAATCCATGCGCCGCTGGCCGATATTCCTGCGCTTTATGCTGCCGTGACGAAGGCGGGGGCGGCGCCGTTTGGAATGTATGCTCTCAACAGCCTGCGGATCGAAAAAGGATACCGGGCATGGAAGGGTGATCTCAGCACCGACTACACCTTGCTGGAATCCGGTCTGGACCGGTTCACCAAGCTGGACAAGGAAGAAGACTTCCCTGGTAAAGCCGCGCTGCTGAATGAAAAGCAACAAGGTTCGAAACAGCGCTTCGTGACACTCAAGGTGGACAGCGACGAGATCGATCCGCCGTATATGTCGAACATCTGGATGAATGGAAACATTGTGGGCGAGACAACGTCCGCGGCCTACGGTTTCCGGATTGATGCCTGTGTGGCGCTTGGCATGGTTCGGGAAGATTTGGCCCATCCAGATACCGCTCTTGAGGTTGAAGTCTATGGGCAGCGCGTCGCTGCGACTGTCCAGCCGGATGGTCCGCTTTGGGATCCTCAAAACCAAAGGCTTAGAGCCTGA